ATCGGATACGGTCAAAAACATTACATTGACTTTGACTTTTCACTACTGATAATAACTTGGCGACTTCTGCTGACATTCGGCAAAAAACCCTGCTCATTTTGCTggcaagattagggcctgatacatacataaataaggatcacacagataagagaggaaaccagctgtgcCACACCATaaccatgggctactcttttcgattagcagcaaggtatcatATATGCATATTCTCACATACAGATTTACGCCACAGCCAatgcaggggtgcagaaatagaaaatattttgctAGCCTGTCGGACCAGAACAAACTAAAATTTAATAGCccaccagaatttctactagtcaaATGCTACCCGGAATTTTAGTGGGCTGAACACCAATTGTGCCACTTTTCCTAGACTATTTATCTACAAACTGGATAGCTCATACACTGCTAGCATAAATCATGCACACTACATGGCTCACACTGAAAAGTACTTGTAGTTTTccccaattttaatttttaatacttctttgaatgttttaaaaaatggcaAGTTTAAAGAAGTTCAGTAGccaaatatcaaatattgtagccactttgtatagaACTTAGCAACTGGCTAATTTGGTGAATGACAGAGTGGGCCTTGACACTAGCCATTGGCCTGAAATAACCTTGTTACATaatagtttaataattaattactgaTTATAAAGAAGTGAGAAACTAATACCTTTAACTGAAATtagtttttgtattaaaaatatagtaAAAAGTTAccttaaatttagtttttagttttatatttcaGTTGGTTGATGGGCATTCATTGTTTGACTATAATGTTGGTCTCAATGATCTTATTCAAATTCTGACGAGAAAACTCCCGGTGCCATCCATAAGTGACTCGAAGGAAACAAACGGTTATGCAAGTAGCGGAGATGAAGGGAACTCATCGGACAAGGAAAATCAGAAGGTAAGTTTATCATGCATTAGATCTTAAACTTAGACTTAAAGAGATGCAATCACCAGTTTTGGAACcggaaatatttaaatatggttCAAGATGAATTGGTACTATTGATGGCAGTCTTAGCACTTTTGTGAATTTTGCttggaaatatatatttagttcaGTTAAATATTGTCTTTATCTTAATTAAATAcagacataaaatatatacaaaatttctcAAATTAACAATTTTGGCAACGTATATTTTGCAAATTCAAGTTTTTCATAAATTgttcaacattttaatttggacTACCATGCTAGCCTATATTGAAGTGTTTAAATCTGTGTTAGAATGAtgcttttatatttttagccACCATCACCTGAATTGCCGTCGACACCCATCACTTTGGAGGATGATATCGAGGACAGTACATATAAAGTATGCTTGATTTGAACACTGAATTAGTCTTAGTTCTCACTTAGGCTCACCTTGGAATGCAATTTGtttaagtatttaaaaaaaacccaaccttttCCTCTTTAAcagtaatacatttatttctatttaacCAAAATGGAACAGTAATAAAATTCAAAGCTGATGCTTGTGGGATATTGTTGTAGTTTGCTGTCCAAAGAGTACCATTATGGCCCGGCTCCCTACATTCACCCATTAATCCTGGACCAAGTATTTGATAGAATTGGTAAGtaaatgataaattaatgtttaacaacaccccagcacaaaaatacatttgcatttgaaaaaaataaaataatcaccatgtctgttatatatttatatatctttttattaaaaattaaaatatatataccatatgtTTTTTGcttatattatcaattttttttaatcaatttgtcGTGCTTGAAATCATCTTTTCACTCCTTgttcaatatttttgtaaaatgatttAATACGAAGTACAtgtaacaaatttattttcagaTGGGTGATATTATCGATGCTCAAGATATCTCAGTTGGAGCTTGGTTTGAGGCAAAGatcgtcaaaattaccaaagcaTTAGAAGAAAAAACTTCTCAGGATGaagcagaaaagaaaaatacGAAAGGGGACGGCAATAATAATGAGAGCCTACCAGAATATAGTCATAGtaaccaaaaacaattaaatgacTCCACGTTGATGAAGCAGAATGGCGACAATAGCGGAGCTGAGAATATGGAGTGTGATACAAACGTAGAAAGTAAGGGGAAAGACTCCACTGATAGTGCTACTGCTGGCGAGAAGGCCAGTTCGGATGATGCTAATGGTGATAGCCATGACTGTTCTAATTCAAAATCAAACAGTGAAGGAACTTCAGAATCGTCTGAAGATAGTTCAGTATCAAAAGGAACTCTTGTATGTGTGTTGCCGGAAAATGATCCATATTTGTATCACGTCACATATGAAGGGTACGTATTAATGAAGCAGGTTCTAGGTTTTAACTCTTAAAAAGTATTTATGTACAATCTTGAGTCTTTTTTTTCTGGTGGCATTTGAAATATATTACTTTGGTTTCTTGCTGAAAAACATAATTGCTATTCTTTCCAATTTCTAGTTCTGATGTTGGTAGtagctaaaaaaaattgtttttttaattaaaatttgttttaaaacattttactgaaaCCATTGCACATAAgttactaatattgtatgttaTTTGGAATAGTTATTTTAACAGGATTTTGTGATTATAATGTAGCATTGTCACAGTTAATTGTAGGCTACAATCACAAGACATTTTATAGATTTTGTAgtcatattaaaattaacaaaagctTAATTTTACTATTCTTAGCTTTAACACCTCTCACATTTGTATTCACATCTAaatgtacaatattaaaaaaaaaatctgttcaATTATGCTAAATTTTACACATActaaaaaggaaggaaaatgtcttttgttgtttttcagtgacCAATATGATTGTTATAATTTTAGCTATGAAGATGTAGAAAAACTGAGATCCAGACATGTACGTCCTCGAGCCCGTGTTGCTTTAAAAATGGCTGACATCACTGTAGGTTTGAAGGTGATGGCCAACTACAATTACGATGATCCTGATGAACGTGGCTTCTGGTATGACTGTATTGTCACGAGGAAAGCTGACACCCGCACACAGAAACAGCTGTGGGCGACAGTGTTCATTGGGTAATGTGAAAAACGGATCACACAATTattgtcagggcttctagattatggtagccccactcccatggctagtgatattcaatgttgggctagtaaataactattattgccatgcccgacggctagtgtattttttttggggggtcaaagttgcagttaagtctattttgtaaatatgaatatcttgcccccaccaccacccatcaatcttagtgtttttaagctctatcttcctctttagatgacataattatctgattattactattagtaacattttatcaacttaaagtaaaatagggctagtgaatttttaatcgtggctagtaaaaattttaaatcactgatcccatggcttgtggattttataaaaattctagaagccctgattgtAGTTTAATCGGGCCAGAATATTTTCTATAACAGTTAATGTTAGAAAATAAATTAGATTTTCTTGGccaaccaaaacaaacttaataaagTCCTGATTTAAGAGGATAATTCTTCACATGGCTAGTtttggcactcaccaaatttgccaattgcaatttttatttttattggacgaaataatttgatgtaattaatatatatatttaaaacaacattgTGTTTCTTCAAAttcttttaatttaatgaataatttggcgaaattatCTGCTCACCCAGAAATGGTTCTGCTTTATTTAGCTCTTTCACGAAGTAGGCTTAATGGCATAATATATTcaccatataaaaaaaatgccctatcattgtgttttattttagaatGATTATAGCATTTTTATGTTTCTATGAACCATCAATTTTTTTCACTCGTTTCGTTTTCATACCAGTTGACTGGTGCTTTTTAGTAGACTTGTGgatttgttaaacattaattgtaTGTcacttttataaatatattacctTGCATAAACTTATTTGATTGGAGAAGAAAGATTTTCCTtgaattcattttaatttgtatatatatatattgccaaGGCAACTGTTTGTAGCTTTATGTCTGGTTGAGAACAGTCAGTTCAGCgtgtttatgttgttttattttgatgaGTTGTTTCTTTCAGGAAGGAGCTCACTCCACTACATGACTGCAagttattgtttgtaaatgaaaTATTCGCTATTGAGACACCCGGGACACAGCTCAATGAGTTCCTAGATGCCAATAATCCTTCCATGTCACCCACAAAACGTAAGTTATACAACCCtacatgaatgaaaaaaaaaaaattgtatatgcaTTTCGTTTGTTATAGTTTAACGTGAGCAATTGCTGTCACTTGCGTGTGATAACTCAGAACTATTTCCACATGGGTGAAAAACTGCTTGCCTTGTCACACGCTGATATCGCTAATTTATTTACTCAAAATTACTGTGAATTTGCAGGCCTTCCGAGAATTgaaaaccatttatgggttacgcaaaaacaaACTTGGGCAACTCATCCTGCCCTCACACAACCCGCTTCGATCATTCAAATGATTGCACAAATTCAGTGTGTTACCGAAAAACAGGTCACGCGAATGAAACTATTACTCTCGTAATTTTCAGAAGACTGAAACTAATTTCTTGAACTGCTTTTTGGTTTCTGAAGTTTgcttccacattaaaatctgaGAAGCAAACATTGCTTCCCAATGtacaaaatgaattttgagACTTGATTTGGCTAATAAACTTTTGTTTAAATTGACCACTTtttaaccattttaaaaatggaaatacTTTAAATATGAGCACTGTTTGATGCCTCattgtttgtaaacaaaaaagtaaactcatacataatgtacatgtattttgttatattttaaggCAAAAACAAGCCAGACTGTGACCATTGCGAAGACAACCCGAAACGGAAGTGTAAACACTgtgcgtgttgtgtgtgtggtggaaAGCACGACCCTGACAAACAGATTCTGTGTGATGAGTGTAACCAGGCCTACCACCTGACCTGTCTTAGACCTGCGCTCACCACCGTCCCAGAAGAAGATGAATGGTAAATGTGCCATTCAGTCCTATAGACCTAAGATAACATGCATGTGGTATCTATGTTCCATCATTATTGGCcttcttccagccagtgcaccacgactggtatatcaaaggccgtggtatgtactaccctgtctatgggatggtgcatataaaagatcccttgctgttaatcgaaaagtgtagcccatgaagtggcgacagcgagtttcctccctcaatatctgtgtggtccgtaaccatatgtctgacaccatataaccataaataaaatgtgttgagtgcgtcgttaaataaatcatttcattattggTCCCCTACCAGCCCAACtggaagggactataggtttggtcttcatccgtccatccatttgTCCCACACAtatatttcctttatttttttcgCAGTGCTTCAAGATATTGCATTTATAATTTGTGGccagctttatcatgtagttgcagatcaagtttaacgTTCATggagatttacccatttttaacagagttatagcccttgaactttaAGGATAGGAAAATATTTTGGGCCTagtaagggacatgtattgctttagcagtacttgtagaatgcttgttaaaacCCCAGTTAGTCCATTATATAGATCTTGTATGGTTTATTATTCAATTCTAATTTCTGCAGTCTTGAATGTATGccccaaaacaaatttgattctttcatttattaattatattgtaactgAATACACAACAAAATGATGTATGAATACAggtttatataataattctAAAATTCTTATCTTCACATCAAGGTACTGCCCAGATTGTAAGGTGGATGATACAAAGATCGTAAGAGCAGGAGAAAAGCTAAAGACAAGCAAGAAAAAGTCCAAGATGGCGTCTGCCACGTCTGTGAGCAGTAGAGACTGGGGAAAGGTAAGAAGAGATGTTTCATACAATCATTATCATTAGTCTAGTTCAtctggaggggactataagtTTTGTCTTCTTCCttttgtctgtcccacataattTTCCAGACTTATTTCACAATacctcaatatattgagctgaaattttgtataccGGTATAGCTTTATAATGTTCTGTTGCAGATTAAGTTTGATTTCACACATTTTTGATAGTTATGGCCCTTAGAACTTGGACCTTTTTTCcccaatgcctcaagatattgagctgaaattttgtttgtaattttatcatgtactgttacagatcaagtttgacttttatggcaatttttctcagagttatggcccttgcaTTTGAGATACAGAAATTTGTTGATTctagtaggggacatgtattgctttagcagtactcttgttattttgtttttttcatgataACTTTGTCTTTGTTCTAAAGTCAACATAGTTTAAGATTGCTAGATGCTgcaatattattaatttcttcGTGTATAGGGGAAGGAGCTAATGTAATGGATGATTGTTTTGCAAAGAATAGTTTATGAACATCTGTAACAATGAACTATTTCAACTGATGCATTATATGTTTCAGGGAATGGCGTGTGTTGGGCGAACGAAAGAATGCACGATTGTGCCACCAAATCACTTTGGACCTGTTCCTGGTGGAGAAGTCGGAATGATGTGGAAATTTCGTGTCCAGGTTTGTTGATTTTCACATCAAAGCTGAATATTTGACactgttttaatgaatattcatattaaaagtTAACGCTAAGCTGTATTGTTTGCTTCATTCAAATGGAAATATCCAGCATTTTACATTATCagaaaatgtccacagcaaaTAACTTGCCTTAAAAAAATTGTGTCCACATTTTCCACGGCATGTTTTCCATCCACATGTTTGCAACTCTGGattgtaagtaaatttgaatgattatttgttatttatgttatttgCCAATATTCTGTCAGATTTATTAAATATCAGTGGCGATATTGTGAATGACACGTGCACGTTTAAAAACAATGGGGTTGCAAGGGGATgacaatttataatatacagCATAGTTAGTCCATTTTGATGTGGCAGTtcaatctttatattttaatgatattacatcaaaatgtcaaaatatatttaatgcgatatagaattaaattttttttccaTAATAACGGCACAATTTCtggtaatttacatgtatttacgaTTATGCCCAATGATGCTGAGATTCACATACTTAGTAATAATGgtgcagttactgttttaatatttacttttaatctgttttcagttcacaaagtatattttatttttaacaataaagaaaaaatacatcttgaaaataaaatccaaTATAGTCCACGGCCACCAAAAAATGCTGCAGAGAACGAAAAACTCTgcagcaatctccacggcattgcagATTTCTgcgggcaattgcaggggttgtcaGGGATTTCTCTTTCCAATGGGACTCACACAATGTTACTGAAAACGAAATCATGCAAATCCAATTCAAGAACATCTGTTCAAAAATTAGTTTATACAATCTTCGCCAGGAAAGACAAGTGAACCATCCCACCCCTCTTCATACTCGCCGggaaagttttaggagagcAGCAAATTGATCACCAAGCAATACAAATTTCAATATCTTTCTGaaacttcatgtgattgctCGCCTAGCACCATTTTAGGAGAGTGGTCAtcagctcaccttgattttgctcatgacTGGTTTTTAttgtcatgtatttattttataagttAGCATAcagggctagccctgggttGCTATTTTTATTCGGCAAAAAATTTGccaatcttcaatttctttctccaatctaaatatatattcgcCAGTAACATATTTGCATTTcagtcaaaatattttattattaatctcgttctttatgataatatagtatatgctaaaatgtacttattattcagtttacgtCTTGTAATCTAATAATGAAATGCTGCTGATGTCTAGGGCTggctgtagcccagtggtaaagcacttgtatGATTACATAATGTAAGATCTTACATTTTTTTGTAATGATGACAATAATCTAAAGTTCTTTAACAATTGTCTCCTACGCACTTCCTTCTTTCCCTGTCACTGGCATTAATTTTACCaacataaatttataaacattagatTTTCTGTTACCTTATTTTggttatcttttttcttttctgcttcatataaagataaaactcAATAGTCCCACCAGAGACTGTGCTATCccctccagatattgttccaaTGCCACAGGCCTGTAGGCATGTATCTTTAATCTCTTTGGTAATGGTAAtagatgtattattgtatatatataatagaaaaatcatattttaaagaaacaaaatggccagACTGGCggttttattttatgaagaagaaaaaataataaaagtgcaTAACTCTTGATCATATCCTACGCCAAGACCTCGTTTTGTAACTACCCTCC
The sequence above is drawn from the Gigantopelta aegis isolate Gae_Host chromosome 6, Gae_host_genome, whole genome shotgun sequence genome and encodes:
- the LOC121375059 gene encoding E3 ubiquitin-protein ligase UHRF1-like — protein: MWIQVRSIDGKKTVRVDNLSKLTKIEALRERLVDEFDAPAEAQRLFFRGKQLVDGHSLFDYNVGLNDLIQILTRKLPVPSISDSKETNGYASSGDEGNSSDKENQKPPSPELPSTPITLEDDIEDSTYKMGDIIDAQDISVGAWFEAKIVKITKALEEKTSQDEAEKKNTKGDGNNNESLPEYSHSNQKQLNDSTLMKQNGDNSGAENMECDTNVESKGKDSTDSATAGEKASSDDANGDSHDCSNSKSNSEGTSESSEDSSVSKGTLVCVLPENDPYLYHVTYEGYEDVEKLRSRHVRPRARVALKMADITVGLKVMANYNYDDPDERGFWYDCIVTRKADTRTQKQLWATVFIGKELTPLHDCKLLFVNEIFAIETPGTQLNEFLDANNPSMSPTKRKNKPDCDHCEDNPKRKCKHCACCVCGGKHDPDKQILCDECNQAYHLTCLRPALTTVPEEDEWYCPDCKVDDTKIVRAGEKLKTSKKKSKMASATSVSSRDWGKGMACVGRTKECTIVPPNHFGPVPGGEVGMMWKFRVQVSEAGVHRPHVAGIHGREDDGAFSIVLSGGYEDDEDWGEEFTYTGSGGRDLSGNKRTAEQSCDQKLTRMNRALAKNCNATINNKDGADAGDKWKGGKPVRVVRNCKGRKHSKYAPEEGNRYDGIYKIVKYWPEKGKSGFIVWRYLLRRDDPTPAPWTSAGKKRMRSMGFEMVYPEGYLEAQKEKERLKDAEADEETPKGKGRGKKRKAEASPESTPKKAKGVNYKIADEQLKLVKKDKLNEKLWKEALNVEKEGYQKFLAKVEEVFMCVCCQDLSYKPVTLECTHNVCKTCLSRSFKAEVYSCPACRFDLTKEFKMPVNQCLTDVLNTLFPGYEAAR